In the Glycine max cultivar Williams 82 chromosome 19, Glycine_max_v4.0, whole genome shotgun sequence genome, TAACAGATTTCATGGGATTGGGATGGTGTGTTATTTTGGATTAAGAATAGGGGACTGTCATTTTGCCTAACCTGAAGCGAGTGAGTATTATTTACCCTTAAATAAAAGTTAACAGTTAATACTGCATTGGATTGATAGGAACTTTTAGAGCCTAAGGCACATATACAAGTTGTCAACCATCTGCTATCTAACTAAATCATAGACAACTTACCGACCCCTTGTATATGGCTTGAGAAAATAAGGCCTTGGAAAAATAGGTGGACAAGCTCCCTTCCTTTCATTGACACACTAGATGATGGATGTTCTTTTCTATATTCAAAAAGTAAGAGAACAGAACATGCAAGATAAGATCTACGGGTAGttgcaagaaaagaaaacaggCATGTCTAAGTTTATTACTATGCTTTGTGTCATGTTTTATTCATTCTTTTTCACGAAAAAAATGTGATCATTTGATTGACTTATTTTTGCACTTGAGTTTGAGCTTGTGAATTTTTCTGGTTGGCTAGTACATAtataggcaaaaaaaaaaattataaggcaCTCAATTAGCTTCTAAGGAATAGCTGAAAACTACAGCAGAAACTGGCACTGATGGTTTTTCAAGTGAAGGAGTGAACAAAGTCTAGAAATTATTGTAGAAAAAACTGTCCTTTTGTATttcttctgcatttttttaaaagttgtttgaAGACCAACCCAAGAATCAAATATTTGAAAGAGAATGAATTTCCTTTCTGGAGTATATGTACTAGCTTACTATTATTATGgatataaagtaaaataaattcattcaaTCCAAAGAAATTCAACCATTAGCAATACTAGCCAACATAGTCACCcaaaaattaatcaaactaAGAAACCACCAAAACTATTGAGCTCTTTTTGGTCCTGTTCATAAATTAAATGGTAAGGTTCTGAAACTGCTTACATAATTTAACATAAAGTCATATAAGTAAATGCAGGGGAGCTTacataatttaacataaaaaaaagtcatataagCAAATGAAGCGGAGCTTAATTTGAATATGGCAAAACAAAGCTTTGATCAAAATCGTAGCAGAATCCTATATGTTTGTCATCAACAAGATCTTCAGCACGGTCTCTTCTATTATCTCTCCGATTGTAGAGAATAAATTGTTCCAAATCGTTAATTAGCAACAGGACATCTTGATTTTCAGACATGCACAAAGGTGTCAATGAAGGATGCTGACGAAGTTGAAGATGCTCATAACTTACATTCAGCAACAGAACCCGAGAATTTTCAACTCCAAATTCCCTCATTAGCCAAACAAGCACATGGGTTCTCATGTGTTCATGTGATAGACACAGGCAACCCTTGAAGACCACAAGATCAGGCTGATGATCAGTAAGAAGGCTCTCAGTTAAACCAACAGGCATCGACAAATATTTGTATGTCTCGTTCTTCAGATCATATGAAAAAATCACTAACTGATTGACAGTAACAGTTCTCCATTGATTTACCTATTGAGTAGTAGAACTCAAACTAGGAATTGCTATCCAGTTGATAGTGTCACTCACAAAGCATCCACGATATCCTAGAAAGGGAACAGCAGGGAAAGTTAAGGTCTTTCTCCAACAAGTGTCGCCTAAGCAATGGACTCTGACCACCCTTTGTTGTGATTTAATGTCACATAGAACTTCGACCACCTTGAAAGTGCCACTGCGATCATCGTACCCAAATCCAAAGTTGAAAGAACTCCGACCAGTCTTATAGTTGCTTGAATTGAGAAGGATGCGTGGGGAATCTTGAGACATGACCCTTGTGGTCGGGTTCAAGATAAGAGAATTCCAGGTCTTAGAAACGCACCTGAATCGCATCAGAACCTTCACCGGATGCCATGAGAGAATTTCCACAATCTGATCTTGAGGGAGTATTGAACGACTACTCATTTCCGTCATCGCGCGTTGagaaaatcaaaacatacaTATGGGCTCTATGATTATGGGcctaaagaaattaaaatcataaaagattttatattccttttcttatatttttattcaaagacTTCATCAATCATGACAACTTAATCAAGTAGTAAATATTTGGATTTTGCATATTCTTACTTTTCTGgtcatttttagtatttttttaattattaatttgtttgttattttattatcttttatcttgAATGCTTttatttgcttataaaaaatcgtaatgtttttctttatgttaaaaataaaaagatatctaTGAATCCTTTGGCTTCAactccttttaaaaaatttatattatgtgCACATGCATAACGAGTTACCAAAATTATGAATACATTCAAATATCAATTGtcggttttttatttattaatgactaaaattacttattttactcttgttcacttaaaaaaagtcaaatccctatttttatttatttttaagttagagacaaggaatatttttgttttaaaaaataatatatatagactTGCCAAAAATAATGTAAGCTTATTTAGTTTGTTTATGTCTTAGGGAAGGATGAAGGGAAAAGTtccataataatattaatatttctagCCCTAGCCGAATTCTGGAGGGGCCCTATTTGATAGTGAAAATTAACATGATTGTCATCTCAAAAACAAGTAGATGTTGTAAAGTGAGTACTTATTTTGTTGCATTTAATTAGCTATTGTTTTGTGGTGAGTGCCTAATGTTTATTAAGTTGCAATGAATGTGAGACTACGCATAAGAATTTTGTGTTCTTCCGAGCTATTCCTATCATTGATTGGGATTGGCTAGACTTCAAATTATTAATACGTCGTTCTTCTTCCTAACATTTTTATATACTCATGCTAAAGTTAAGCTTTCTATAATATAGATATACTGAtagcataaataatttttactatcaacgattagaaattattatatataataatttttagaacATACGGTTAGGCATTTTCTGCTTGAATGAATGTTCTTGTTGGGAAATGATATTACCAACGACAATGACACGAATTGGTACCAAAATTAGGTGGATGGAATTAATTTGTCTAATGTTCAAACCGCCACTAATGTTTTATGGAAAGAAGTTATGTTACTGGATTAACGCTTTTTGTTACTCACATTACATGGAATTCACACTAAATGAAATTACAATGCTCATTCTTGTGTTATCATAATTTTTGGCACATCATTTTTTCCGTGTTGGGAAACGACCCAACACTTAATTTTGTTCAGAAATTTTTTGGTATATACATAGTTTTACCACTACGGTCACGAAATTGTATGTTCACGCTTTGCTTGACGGCAGCATGAATGTAAAACTATGAGGTATTTTTACGGGTTTCCTCCACAATACTGGTTTTGGAAGCTTGTCAAGTGAACcaaatttgtaataattttttcaacttgGATTTGAACATATGGATgaagattaattaatttgatttcagAGAGGGCATAGAATGACCTACTTGGTTTGCTGAAGTTGTTTATCAAATTCGGCAAGCAAGAAACGAAGAGGTCTTTACTGTCACCACATAATTTGGCAAGCAAGTGGTTTATCAAATTTGGTTTGTTGAAGTTGTTTATCGAATTTGGCAagcaaaaaataacattttgttATAGTGCAAAAATGAAGTTGTTGCTGCATTGTATATGTCATCATTCTTGTAGTTAATGTCAACTTCTATGGTATTTAATTAAAGAGatatttaaatatgatattcTATGAAAAtcccttaaaatatttttacaaactaATATAAGTAGAGATTAATTTACTCTAAGAGTGTGTTTGAATAGGATAATTTAACTacgtaatgtatttttttataagaaattaaattttaaattctttttcattaaaagtaactgtttgaatattttagtaaaaaaaattcaaaattttagaattttaaaaggaattttagttagttgaaagaatagaatttgaaattctatcTTCAAGGAAGTGAATTTGAACCGACTCTTTtgaacttttctctctctctagttcatcttctctcttctctcttgaattttctctctctctagttCGTCATTCTTCGCAGCAATAACAACCATTTGGAATTAGCCACGGAAGCCACGACGGCGAGCTCGTTAGCCGCGCCGAGAGAAGATATAACCAACCACATCGCGCACTTTAGCATGTGAAGTTTCGCGCTGCTCATACTGTTGCCAACGTCAAGCATCGTTACAAGATCCATCAGAGGCCGCCGCTGATGTCCAAAAGCGATAGCCGTACATAACGGAGAATGTGAGCGTGGTGAAGAGGATTGCGAGAACTTGGAAAGATTGCGAGAACTCGAGCCATAGGAAAGACATGAAGGCGGAAATCGTGTGGTAGAAGAGTTGAAAGAAAACGAGCTTACGACGTCGTAGGACGACGATGACTGTTCTCAACATGTGAAGGAAATGTGAGAGGTAGAAAACGTAGGACCAGAAGAAAACACAATCAGAGGGATGCGTCCCAAGAGGGAAACATAGCAGCCACTGGAGCGGGATCTTGTAGCGCCGCCAGAGCCACCACATCTCTCTGATTTTGACGGCGGCGGAGACCAAGAGGCCGGCGAATATGGTGGCGAAGATGATGGACATCGAGAGGCTATGGAGTGCGAGAATGGGTCCCAGCGGAATGGGTCTGCCATGTCGAAATCTAGGATTTGACTTGTTGGTTTTGGTTTGAAATTTGGGACTATCATTTGGTGGTAATTCTGTGATTGTTGAAGGGAGAAGTTgtatccaaatacaaaattttaaaaataaaaaaatttaaatgaaagtatttaaaattctcaaaatttaaaattctagaattttaaattgcctcatccaaacacactctaagaataattttaaaaaaagtactttttattttaatcattaactttcttaaaatctaatggttaaaaaattaattgctaattataattattatatttcaagaaaataaatattaagaattGAAAGAATTAATAACGGTCACCTCaactaatatattataaattcttataCATCAGTAATGTGTCATTCcggagaaaacaaaataaacaaggTCAATAGAGAAGAGATGGCTAGATAGCCTAGACTAAGCGTCTTTTCCAACTTGATATCTTTAGTTCTTTCATCAGTATACCCAGTGACCTTTCCGGGAATAAAGAGGGTCATTTGCAGTATAACTAGTGAAATTAGGGGTTGAAGAGTTATATCTAATTGAGATTGATGTTAGCAGGTTCAAGTATATATTCGAATCTTAATTATAGAAAGGGTAATTATAACACTCAATCTCTTCTAAGTTTGAGAAAATCACACTCAATCCCATAATTTGAAGAAGTTGTGAGTTGAGAATTTAAAATGAGAAGCAACTTAAACCATTAGAAAttgtttaacatattttaaacaagtcaatttagtattttttggtGGTTTTAATTGTCATAATCATTTAACACACAATCATctttataattgtcacattattgATTAACAACACATTCAATTCAATgagaattaaaatcataaacagACAAAAACATCAATGATTATAAACAGTTAAAtagtaaaaacataaaatttccatagactaaaaacataattaatttttatataaaaaaagactattcaagttaaaataaaagaaaaaaaaaactataaaatacacTCCttaatgaagaaggaagagtaACGTACCATACTCAATCATGACTACTCCTTCCTCTTTTGCAAATTTCATATCATTGTTCTTTGATGTTATTATCTTATATTATTCAACAAAACTTAGatattaagaatatatttaatgaaaattaacattttatccCAATAATTTCCGTCTTATgctgattttaataaaatacacaACTAACATTTTGTTTTCACTAAACTATAAGTGTCAGATGGTCGATGTTTGTCATGAAACCAGACTAATTTTTTTCGCAGCATCTATTTTTAACTATGTTTTtaaatccaaaaaattaaaatttaattgaatatctTACTCAGCATATCAAGTATAATTTATTAGTTTCAGTGGAATCAACATAGCGATAGTGTGTGGGTATAATTGGGGGTGGCGGGTacatattatgacaaatatagAGAGTACCTAATGGGTAGGTGTAAGTAAGTTAGTTTGAGGCTTGAGGGATAAGAAGGGATTCTCCTGTTGTGGCGTGGGAGAGAGAATGGGAGAGGAGCAGAGGAGCATAGCAAGGCTACCCTTGTTCTCCATACAGTCTCCAGAGACAGAGAGATCAGGAATGGCCACTCCTCCACTTGAGACCTTAGCATCAGTCCCATTTCGGTGGGAACAAGTGCCCGGAAAACCAAGGCCATCCACTGCCCTCGTGCCTTTCTCCAACCCCCCTGACTTGTTGCCCAAGTGCTTAGAACTTCCTCCCAGGTTGCTCATACCTTCTCCCGCCACTGTCTTTAAGGTTTCCACCAACAATTGCTATGGTTCGGATACAAAGCTGCTTGGTGCCATGGTTCTCACCAAAGCCAATGACTATTGCTGGTTTGGTTCTTGGAGGAAAAAAGCCTTCAAACTCAATAAAAGAGAGGTCACTGGTGCCAGCCatgtctttccttcttcctctttaGACACCGACGTCCCAAACATGAAACGTTCTGCCAATTCTCGCCTCTGGGTAAGATTTAACTAACTCTTCCTTCATCCTGTATTTATTTGGGTTATGTTACACACTATAGATGTATAGTGCTTCACTTGGGACTTTGTTtttaagcatatatatatatatatatatatatatatatatatatatatatatatatatatatatatatatatatatatatatatatacacacacacgagGGATGATTTCACTTGAATAAAGTTGCTTTTAGTTAGTTACCCAAAAGAAAGTTGCTCTTTTGAGTGTAGTAACTATACATTGAAAAGTTGAAggataaaaatctaaaaattgaaGGGTTTTGCATCACAAAAGTTGTGTGACTT is a window encoding:
- the LOC100305478 gene encoding uncharacterized protein LOC100305478 yields the protein MGEEQRSIARLPLFSIQSPETERSGMATPPLETLASVPFRWEQVPGKPRPSTALVPFSNPPDLLPKCLELPPRLLIPSPATVFKVSTNNCYGSDTKLLGAMVLTKANDYCWFGSWRKKAFKLNKREVTGASHVFPSSSLDTDVPNMKRSANSRLWTSICEGLKQVVPWKSKKLKKKNGSGLRF
- the LOC102669858 gene encoding F-box protein At3g49450, translated to MTEMSSRSILPQDQIVEILSWHPVKVLMRFRCVSKTWNSLILNPTTRVMSQDSPRILLNSSNYKTGRSSFNFGFGYDDRSGTFKVVEVLCDIKSQQRVVRVHCLGDTCWRKTLTFPAVPFLGYRGCFVSDTINWIAIPSLSSTTQ
- the LOC102669985 gene encoding elongation of fatty acids protein 3-like, with amino-acid sequence MSIIFATIFAGLLVSAAVKIREMWWLWRRYKIPLQWLLCFPLGTHPSDCVFFWSYVFYLSHFLHMLRTVIVVLRRRKLVFFQLFYHTISAFMSFLWLEFSQSFQVLAILFTTLTFSVMYGYRFWTSAAASDGSCNDA